Sequence from the Sardina pilchardus chromosome 15, fSarPil1.1, whole genome shotgun sequence genome:
GCACTCAGTCCAGTCGTGCCAATTGTCCTTGGTGTCGTAACAGCCGTTTACGCCGGGCCAGCGGTCTGTGTGTAGTTTGTCCAGGTCCTCTGTCCTGACCTCGCGCGTGACCCCCGGCAGGTGCGACGCGGGAGGGTCGGGCGCGAGGACGTGCGTCTCCCTCCGCTCCTTCGTGTGATGCTCCTCGTGCTTGAGGAACTCCGTCATGAAGAAGTGTGCGCCTGGAGTCTGCGTCCCGGACGACGTGAGCACGTTGCTCTGCAGACTCAGGTACGACTGGATGATCTCGTTGCGCGACAGTTCCTTCCAGTTGGTCTGCTGGAGAGGGttcggcggcggcggaggcggcggaggagggCACGCGTCCTGCTTGTGAACGTCTGTCCAGTGAGACTCCGGCACGTTCGGCACGGTCGGCACAGGTGTCACGGGCACGTCCTCCCTGGCTTGGGCCTCCTTCAGCGCTAAGGGTTTGATCTGCCCGGTGACCGGGTCGAACGTGAGCTTGCGGTCTTTTAACTTGGCAGGTTTTTTGCTGTCCTCGGAGTGCTGCTGCCCCACCAGGCTGACGGTGTAGTCCCTGGGCCGGTACTTCTTCCTCTTGCGCTCAGAGTTGTGGTGCGCGGCCCCGTCACCCTCCTGCTTggccgtcgccgccgccgccgcctccgcaGGGGGGCTTCCGTCCGGTACGTCCGTGACCGAGATCAGGGGGGACACGGCGTCGGGTTTGGCCACCGACCTCCCTTCGCCGTGTCCAGAGGCTGCGTCTGCCGGCCAGTCGTGAGTGGTCTCCGCTGGATACGACCCCAGGAGAGCAGGGTTCGGTGACCGTAAGGGGGGACCTGAGCTGACCCCATCGGAGGGCACTTTGGGACTCGGAGGGGGGCTTGTGACGGTGACCTTCATGCCAGAGGGGGGCGGCCATCTCCCCAAAGTGTCCGGCGTGTTGGATTTGGGATTGATGGCCGCCGAGCAGGGGCTCTTGGGGGGCTGCTGCACTCCGCCGGCCGCAGGCAGATCCTTCTTAGCCTGCTGTTGCAGCACAGCGGTCTTCAGCAGCAGCGACGCGCTAGGAGGTTTGGAAACGGCGGGGGAACTAGGGTGGGGCTTGACAGCATTCACAGGAACTTTGCTAGGTCTGTCGTGATCGTGGCCTTCTATGGCGTCTTTATCCGACTGATGGTGTATGTTGTCAAACAAGTTTAAGCGAGTGTCTGGGCTTGCAGCGATGCCATTCGTGGGACGCGATGTGGCAATCGAGTGATGTTCAAAGGCCGACGTTTTGGAGATTTTAGATGGCAAGTGCTGGGCGTCCTTTTGACCCGCCTTACGCTTGCGATGCCCCGACACCTCCACCTTTGGGTAGCTACAGTTGAGAAAATCATTTCGGATTTTCAGCTCAGGCGCGGCTTTTCCTGAGACGGAGGTGACTGCTTGAGGGGAATAATCTACTCGGCTGGAGAAGGCCCCTCCGTTGGTTCCTGTGTGTTCCTTGGGCGCTGGGTCGTTTGGCTCTGGTTCGATCAGCTTCTGCCAGGTTCGCAACAGTTTCTTCGCCCGCTTAGCCAAGTCTTCATCCTTC
This genomic interval carries:
- the LOC134102549 gene encoding mediator of RNA polymerase II transcription subunit 26-like — protein: MTAASATPQQMKDRLLQAIDGQSNIRNMMAVLEVISYLEKYPITKEALEETRLGKLINDVRKKTKDEDLAKRAKKLLRTWQKLIEPEPNDPAPKEHTGTNGGAFSSRVDYSPQAVTSVSGKAAPELKIRNDFLNCSYPKVEVSGHRKRKAGQKDAQHLPSKISKTSAFEHHSIATSRPTNGIAASPDTRLNLFDNIHHQSDKDAIEGHDHDRPSKVPVNAVKPHPSSPAVSKPPSASLLLKTAVLQQQAKKDLPAAGGVQQPPKSPCSAAINPKSNTPDTLGRWPPPSGMKVTVTSPPPSPKVPSDGVSSGPPLRSPNPALLGSYPAETTHDWPADAASGHGEGRSVAKPDAVSPLISVTDVPDGSPPAEAAAAATAKQEGDGAAHHNSERKRKKYRPRDYTVSLVGQQHSEDSKKPAKLKDRKLTFDPVTGQIKPLALKEAQAREDVPVTPVPTVPNVPESHWTDVHKQDACPPPPPPPPPNPLQQTNWKELSRNEIIQSYLSLQSNVLTSSGTQTPGAHFFMTEFLKHEEHHTKERRETHVLAPDPPASHLPGVTREVRTEDLDKLHTDRWPGVNGCYDTKDNWHDWTECISLAPHGDDGKLHILPYVCLD